CCGCACTACCGCCACTAGCATCAGCCCTGCTGGGTGGAGCTCTGCATCACCATCCTGCTTCCTAGATGCCATTCCTCAATGAAGCAGAACCCTCTGTTCCACGAGCAGCCTGAAGCCTGCGTGGGCAGCAGCCGCAGCTCCTTGACCTCCAGGTGTGGGCGAGAGGGTCTTTGCTTCTACCCTGTGGTATTCCATGGGACTAGAAGCAAGCGGCTCCTGAAAGACAAGGGCCATGTGCCCCAGctgagctgcccagccccaggggcaaggCCTGTTCTGCCTTTCCTCCACcttgctgtgccctgctcttGTTCCAGGCAGTGAGAGCCTGGCTGCCCTCCAGGTCGTACCTTCCTCTGCACAGGCCTGGCTGTACCTTGGTACCTTTTGGGCCCTGTGATTGTAGAGCTGCTCTGAGAGTCTAGGCTTCCTGGTCTGTGCTCTCAGCCTCAGGCTGTTGGCCCCGTGCCTCTGTCCAGGTCAGTGCAGGCCCCTGGActggatggtagcctgtaactgGGTGCCTTGCTCCTGGTGCCCGCTGAGCTCCAGCTGAGGCGTGTGGAGCCTGTTCACTCCACTCTGGACCTTGCTTAGGCCCCAGATGTGCTggtcctggccccttcccctcttccccccacagcacAGTACCAGTGGTCCTGGGTGACCTGAAAGGGCAGCGCaggccttggccccagcctggctctcctgtgctctgtgtctggctgggagaagagggagaggcctgggctgtgctgtgaagTACAGAATAAATGGGAGGAAGTAGAAATGTGGTGTGAGTCTGGCCTGTTTCTCCAGGgacccagaggggtggggggcacatggctggactgccctggggaggtgggggatccAGGGGTGCTGTTACCTACCTTGTCTGCATGCCCAAGCCCCAGGTGCCTCCAGGAAGGGCTGTGcacctgcagggccagggtcagACCTCCTTGGAGCCACTTTGCTCCTCAGGTGGGAGGGATTATGGCTGGCTGGTGCCTGGGGGTGTGCAGCGCACAGGCCCAGGAGGTGCATGTGCCTCTCTGGGAGAGGGCAGAAATAACAAGAAGAGAGAAAATGTGCCCAGTGCTGGCAGAAGTGAGGTGTGGTCCTGGGACAGCTGACGAGAGATGTGAAAGCAACCATAAAACACCAGCAAGGACCAACCTGGGGTGCAAGGAAGCTGATCCCTTCTACTGTGTACTTGGGGCTAAGAGCTGTGGAGATAAGTCTGTGGCCTGTAGGGTGAAGAGGACTGCAAGGGACTGTTCAATAATGAGCAAAGGCAactgggggctgagctggggccagaggaggAAGCTCCATGCAGCAgcggggaggaggcagcagctgccaggcatggggctgaggaagggtggggggggcccagggagccagtgggaTGCAGGCAGCAGTTTGCCAGCGCCAAACCTGCCAGCTCCTGCGGAAGTGCTGCAGGGTGAAAACCGGACTGCTGTGGCCAGAGGgctctggcccccactgcccaggctTCCCTGAACACAGAGCAGCTCCCTGGGTGCAACGGCAGGGGCGAGACAGACCCTGCCCCAACAGCGCCATGGTTATCAGCGCTGGTTCAACCATGTGGGaggagccctgggccctgccttGTGCCAAGGGGGGCAGGAGCCTCCAGCTCTaggccagccctgtgctctggggtgcacggggcagggcacagcatcaggatcaggcctgaggcCCTCACACAGACCAAGTGGGCAGCGTCTCCTGGGAGCCAGCACCAGGGAACTCACTGGTGTCCCCTGCCCCGAGGAagagaaaccccagctgggacAAGCCCCCAGCAGCCCACGAGCCACAGCTGGCTGCAGAGGGGCCGGTCTGGCTGGGGCAACCTCTGTCCAAGACAACCTCAGCTCGTTAATCCCACTCCCCCGCCAGCACGAGGCCAACCCGGCACCGGCACCGTAACCCGCTCACATGCTGCCTTGGGGCGGCGGGCAGGGGCACACGGGGCGGCACAGCGAGGACTTCCATTTTATTGAGGCAGTCttgccaggccagggggcagcagcactgctgtCCTCCCACGTGTCCGGGGCAGGGGCGGCTGTCCCCCGCCTGCGAAGCCGCGGGGCACCGAGCTGCCGCTGCAGGTCCAGGGGTCCAGCGCGTCCTCGGCGGTGACTGAAAGCCAAaggctggggccgggccgggccgggccgggccggacgCGGCCGCCCCGCCGGGCTCAGCTGGACGGCGCGGGCAGCTCGAAGCTGTAGGCGATGATGTCGGCGCAGCGCAGCAGGGCCTCGCGCTGGACGCCCAGCGGGGTCTGCAGCTCCGACACCTGGAAGTTGAGGATGTCGCGGTCGGAGGCGCCGAACAGGGCGGAGACGCCGACGCGCTCGTGCAGGGCGAAGCGCACGGGGCGGCCGGCCATGGCCAGGAGGCTGCGCAGGTACCGCTCCCGCAGCGCCACGCGGCCGCGCTGCTCCCGCTCCAGCTCCGCGCCCGCCGCCACGGGCCGGGCCGTGGGGCCCAGCGCCCGGTACCGCGCCGAGCTGGGGTCGAAGCCGCGGCTGCCGCCGTCCGGGCCCCGGGGCAGGCGGGTCACGCCCACGGGCACCGCCATGGCCGCGGCGGGACTGTCCGGTCCGTCCACGTGGCCCCGTCTGCACCCCACTTCCGGCTCCCACTTCCGGGTTCCGGTCCGGCAGGGAAGCGGGTCCGGCCGGCGGCGCGGCGCGTGCGCGCGCGGGGTTCCGACCTCGCCCCTAACCCGGACTCGGCGCCCGGCTCGCTGCCCGGGGAGGACGCGGCGCCGagcccctcctggggcagcagcctctctctgtctctcgtCCCACAGGCCACGGGGGCCTTTATCTGCCGAAACCGCAGctttccatctcctcctcctgtgCCACCCCTTCCGCCAGGTCGGGGCTGATGCGGGCTAGGTCGGGTGCCCTCACGGGGATGTCCCGAGCAGAATGGTTCCCCCCCCTTGCTCCAGGTGCCAGGGGGGGTTAAGCCCCGCGAGGCGCTGGCGCTGGTGCAGccggggcgggggctgggctgtgcccgtGCTCCTGGCACCAGCCCGCAGGGTCCCGGCCCGAGGGTCTCGCCCCTCTGCTCAGGCTGAGCCCCCGCTgcactgggcagggagggaggggtttccccctgctctctggtGGTGCGGGGGGTTTTGCCGCCTCGCCCTGGGGTCCCTGCAGCGCGTGCTGACAACACTTCGCAGAAGCAGGACGTCGACGGCCTGGTCCCCTGCTTTCCCAGGGCGATGTCTGCGCTGTGTCGGGGTTGACGGTCGTACGCAGAGTTCAGGCgatggtttgtctgggctggttcgGACGGGGCCGATCCCGCCTCGGGCAGGGTGCACTAGACGTGCCTCCggagctccccccagccccgcggctcGCAGAGGCTATGAATAATGCAGCCCTTGGCTACCAGCTTGTCAGGACAGCCGCTTTCTTTGCAACTTGACGGGAGCAATCGTGACGATGCACCGCGTCCTCTGCAAAGTCCTAGAGCTGCCTGTGACCCAGCGTCTccgtcccctccagccctgtcccACCTGCCAGCCCAGCACGCCTCGGGGGAGacgctggccctggccctggcccagcgtGCGGGGAGGCCTGCGTTGGGAGCAAGCCGGCACGTTCCTGAGAGCGGCAATGGTGACcagcttcctcccagccctgTTTACAGCTCAGCGCTGCGCTCGGTCCTGCCACGTGCTGTCAGCCCTGTGGACCGCGCCAGCCCCTCTCTGGCTTGGCCGACGGCCCTGCTTCCAGCCAGGGCGATAAGGGCTCGGGGCAGCCCTGCACtcgggctgggggagctgcttcTGAGCGTGCGTGTCCTGGCTGCAGGCCGCGTGGGGCGGAAGCAGGCTTGGTGCCAGGGCTCCCGGCCCCAAAGGATTGTCTCGCCTCGGtcgcagccagagcggggccggACGGGCGTGCGCAGCTTCCTGAGAGATAAccccgctctcccagctctgctccagcaggatCCGTCCTGCAGGGAAAACGGGCTTGCAGCAGCCAGACAAACAAACCCATCCCAGATAAGCACGGAGGGGACTTTCCACCAcgcctggtgggggcagggacggTGCTGGATGGAGTGGCTgagactgcaggggcctcgatgcTGACAGCTCCTTATCAAGGAAAACAGCCCTGGGCCATGGTCTCTGCAGCCCCAGACAGGCCGGCAGCCTCTTCCCCagcttcctctctcccttcctgtaGATGGGACCCAGCCCCAGAAACGCCCAGGGGCTGCAGGCGCCAGGACATTGTGCTGCCTGCCTCGATGTCCCTGCTCCAGGGACTGCTTTGGGGGCAGTGTCTTCTGGGTGGGTTTgacagcccagggcagctgcctgggcagcccagaggggcTGTGGGGCAAACCCAGACGGCCAAGCCTCCTGGAGACTTTGGGCCTGGGGTGCAGCTGAGATGAGCTGAAcagggcccagcctgggctgttTAGAGCCGCTGTctccagctgcttctggggctggagcagagggcaggcagggcctggTAGTCAGCCCTGGGCACCTGCCTGGCAGTTGTCCTGGCCAGAGGCAGAACAGAGGCATTCATTGCTCCCCCGGGATGAGGTCCGCGGGGCAGCCGTCTGCAGGCGAGCGAGCGGTTTTAGCCTGGCCGGGCCctggcatgtggggagcagagcagagaggcCGCGGGACAGTCATGCTTGGTGGGGCCGGGCCAAGAGTGCGGTGCTGCACCGTACGGCTTTGCTGACCTCCATGGCCAGCGGCAGTGCCAGCAGACCGAgtcctgtggcaggcagctggcctggcctggcctgtggacgtctgccctgctgccctatgGCCCCGCAGTCGGGGGGaagggtccagccctgctgcctccggctgcctgtggctgcagcagggtcccAGGGCCCTGTGCCTCCCCGGAGGCCGCGACCGTCCTTCCCAGCAGACGCCAAGGAGCATGACCATGTTTGCCAGAGGATTTGGGGAGTCTGGATCCCAAGacctgcctggctgctcctggTCTCAGGGGCTTTGCTCCCAAATTTGTCTGGGGCCCAGGGCGGTGCAGCTGGATGGTGCAAAAGTGCCTGGTCCTTTGGAAAGGGGCAGCGGAGGGGACGGCACCTGCTCTCACCCTGCGCCGGGGGGGGGAACAGAGGTGAGGCTGCCTGAGCCCGGCCTGGGGGTAGCAGGGGATCCCCATGCCTGGAGGAGGACCCGGGACTTGGGGtttccccactgcctgggcagggtccaggagccaggcagggagagggggcagagcaagAGCTGTTTGTTCTGGCACAGGACACGGCGCTGACCTCACGTCCTGCAGCCGCGGGACGCTCCGGGGCTTTGGCTGGTGTCCCGGGGAGGTGCTGCGGGGCAGGCAGGTTCCCAGCGccaggggtggcagggctgggccttcTCGTGGTGTGGGGGCAGCCCCCAGCACCCAGCGGTGGAGACTCCCTcctgcaagggaaggggcccGCTCTGCCCTGCATCACCGGAGGAAGCCAGAGACTGCCCTGTGGCCCCAGGCTCCGCCGGTAAGCACCTGCCCTTGCCACCCAGCTCCTCGGGGGGACTACATGGGACTGGCAGCACAGACCTCACTGCACCCCATCGCTGGCCCGCCCCTCCAGCCCTTgcagccactgccctgccccatcccttggactccctgctgcccccaggagcctgtccctgcccccaccccttcgtgccccctgcctcccctctggtTCCCGGAGCTCCTGGTCCCCAGGCCGCTgctcccagcagcttggagaaggcctggggcagagctcgCTCTGTGCCCAGCCAGTGGCACATGGCCCCTCCGCCTCCAGCGACATCCTGCCCCCTCCGGGGACCCTGCTGCGGGCAGAGGTGGGGTCCCTGCATGGCCTCCCCTCCAGCGCCGTCAGTGTCGTGCAGCCAGGGAGGTAGGTCCTGTTGCACCACGGCATCCTATGAGCCCAAGCTGCCGCATGGGGCAGGCTCCAGGGCCCCGTGCTGGCCTCAGGCCCTCTGTGGTGGCGGGAACCTGGGATGAGCCGCTGCCCGGCCGATCCGAGTccgctggggctggtggcagagggagcagagaccaGGGCTGCTGCTGAAGGAGAGGTGATGGCCTCGTCCGTTCCCAGCACCAGCAGTGGATGCAGAAACCCAGTCCGGCACgtcctggtcccagccccggGGCTCCTGTCATTGCAACCAGGGTCAGGCTGACCACAGCTGTCCTCAGAAATAGCGTCACCTTGGGCACTTCACTGGTGCGTCATGTGGGACAAGGGCTTGTAGGGTCCCAGGATAAAAGGCTCTGTCCCAGGGGAAACCTGATGTGTTCTCCCCTGCTTCCTTCCTACTGCCCACCCAGTCTTTGGCCAGCTCATCGAGTGCAAATCAACCCTGCTTTATCCTTGTAGGCAAGGGACGGTGatgtggctgcagagccaggagaccCCATCGCCCGCCCACGCCAGCCTCCCCCATCACTACCGCAGTGCGTGTCCAGGCCCTGGGGCGGCG
This sequence is a window from Alligator mississippiensis isolate rAllMis1 chromosome 15, rAllMis1, whole genome shotgun sequence. Protein-coding genes within it:
- the GEMIN7 gene encoding gem-associated protein 7 — translated: MAVPVGVTRLPRGPDGGSRGFDPSSARYRALGPTARPVAAGAELEREQRGRVALRERYLRSLLAMAGRPVRFALHERVGVSALFGASDRDILNFQVSELQTPLGVQREALLRCADIIAYSFELPAPSS